In Ailuropoda melanoleuca isolate Jingjing chromosome 4, ASM200744v2, whole genome shotgun sequence, the following proteins share a genomic window:
- the SNTN gene encoding sentan has translation MCGCMHSSRDPELHLEGDPSLSAAPTSTLAPRKMPKSISISKQLASIKELKKGSDLEKAIATLALIFRNSSDPDGKLGKATAKNLLQTQFRNFTEGQETKPKYKDLLSELDEHTENKLDFEDFMILLLSIAIISDLLQNIWSVKIMN, from the exons ATGTGTGGCTGTATGCACAGTAGCCGGGACCCGGAACTCCACTTGGAAGGGGACCCCAGTCTTTCTGCAGCCCCAACATCTACTTTAGCACCTAGGAAAATGCCCAAAAG CATTTCAATCTCGAAACAACTGGCTTCAATAAAAG AACTCAAGAAGGGCTCAGATCTGGAAAAAGCCATTGCCACTCTCGCTCTGATTTTCAGAAACTCTTCTGACCCTGATGGTAAACTTGGAAAAGCTACTGCCAAAAATCTGCTCCAAACCCAATTTAGGAATTTCACAGAG GGACAAGAAACCAAACCCAAATACAAGGACCTTCTTTCTGAACTCGACGAGCACACTGAAAATAAGCTTGATTTTGAGGATTTCATGATTTTGCTCTTAAGCATCGCCATAATTTCAGATTTGCTACAAAATATATGGAGTGTAAAAATCATGAATTAA